The Prionailurus bengalensis isolate Pbe53 chromosome B1, Fcat_Pben_1.1_paternal_pri, whole genome shotgun sequence genomic interval GACGCAGGTGAGACAAGTGAGGAGCAGGGTGGGGTGCCTCAGTCCAGGTGCCGCCCCCGCACTTGTGTGACCCTGAGAGTGAGCGCCTCCCTAAATGGGAGCACCTGGTCCCAGTCCTGGCTAAAAATATTCAGCCTCTGGCTCGCTTGGCTTGAGGGCACAAGGTCAGCATGTTAATGACTTGAATGGACACTCTTGTCATAATGCAGGAATCCTAAAGGTTTTGAGGAATCTAACACAAGCcgagcacctactttgtgccaggtaaAGGGAGCACCAGGATGAGGCCCTTACGTTTCGTCATCGGAGGGAGCAGTTCTCAGTTTTGTCTGGACcttaaaaggcatttaaaatgcCTAATGGCAGGGTTCCTGGCTCCAGGTGAATGAAATCATAATCTCTGGGTAGGACCCAGGCCTTACTAAACTATAGAAGCTTCTCAGGTAATTCCAGAGTGCAACCAGGTTGGAGGACCATTGATTTCAAGAACTTTCCAAGCCCCTCACCTTTTCCTGCTAAATCACTTTGTGGGGCTTGGCCTCTCAGAAAGTAGCCAAAATCCTGGgccagaggaggtggggagctGCGGGCCACCATTCTGAGGTGGCAAACTGGACATCAGGAAACCTCCAGAGGTTCCTGGTCAGGCCTTTTAGGGCCTCAGCTCCCGGTACCCGCAGGTCCATTAATAAAGCTCCGGTAGCCACAAACCTGAGTCCAGAGCAGAACACAGCACGACCACACTTCAGAAGCTATGGACAGTCATCGGTGCCCACTAGCTGCTAGGCACCATCATATACATGATATCCGTGAGTCATCTTAATCAGCCCCGAAACGGGAGGCTGCCTTCGTTCCACATACCTGGAGAGGTGAAATGATTTGCCCTAAGATCCAGAATGAATGAGCAGAAGATTGTAATAATTGGGGGCGACGAGTGCATTTGGGGACTCTAGGGAGAACTTTAGGTTTCCTTTTGTGCTTTCGCCTCCAGCCTGGGCCTTCAAAGTCCCCAGAGCAGGGTGGACTGGGCACCGTCCTGGCCTGGCTGGTAGGTGCTCgataatatttgtcaaatgaatgactAGAGATTTGTGAGTACATATGTGGATGGTCCTAGTCAAGGCATTATGGTCAGGACTGTGGATAAAGTCTGGAGGATTGAGCAAAATCCGTCTTCCTCgcagggaaatgaaaattcacttattcatttaatcAAGTATTTGTTGCATGCATACTATAAGCCAAGAATTGTATTAGGCACTGGGCATACACTGCTTAATAAAACATAGGCCTTGTCATTATGGGGATTATAACCTGGAACACGGTttggcaaactttctgtaaagggctaggtagtaaatattttaggatttatgGGCCACACATGGTCTTTGTCAAAACCACTCTGCCAAAGCAGCCAGAGATAATATGAAAATGAATGGGGATGGCTATGTTCCAACAGAATGACATTGGGTTAGATTACATATGCAGATCCTACTTTGCCAGCCCTTGGTCTAGAGCAGTATCCTGTGACCTTTTTTTGACTGTCCACCCCATCAGTaaaaaaatttgatttaaaatgcatcaaaaaatTAGAtgggtaggtgaatggataaaaagataaaatggttggggcgcctgggtggcgcagtcggttaagtgtctgacttcagccaggtcacgatcttgcggtccgtgagttcgagccccgcgtcaggctctgggctgatggctcggagcctggagcctgtttccgattctgtgtctccctctctctctgcccctcccccgttcatgctctgtctctctctgtcccaaaaataaataaaaacgttgaaagaaaaaaaaatttaaaaaaaaagataaaatggacagatatacaataaagtaaatatagtaaaatgtttttttgttgtttttttgttttttgagagagggggggcgcaagtgagcaaggggcagagaagagagagagagagaaagagagagagaattccacaaGGGGCAGTTCCATGAGGggccaagagaaagagagagagaagtggggctcacctgaagcagggcttatGTTTTACCTGAAGCAAGGCTCGTGCTCGCCTGAAGGGAGGGGGCTTGAgttcacccgatgtgggactcaaactcacgaaccatgaggttatgatctgagccgaagtaacatgcttaatgactgagccacccagacaccctatagtaaaatgttaattatagaaTGTAGGCAGTTGATACATTACTGCCTACTGTGCAAGTAGGATTGTACAAGTCTTTTGATTactctttgaaaaattttacaattaaatattggaaaagaaaaaacccGATAATCTCACACCTGTAAAATatgcctatttatttataaattatacatgtatACTCTTTTTAGTATAATTATAAGACTCAATtttgaaaagatgagaaaaaaataagatctaaaaagtaaggaaaacagtatgtaaTTGCAGATCATGAAACTCTCTGTGAAGAAATGAACAGGGTGAATTATATGAATGAGCCCTTGGCTATTGGTTTGGAGGGGACTTTATAAAGCATTAGAATAAGAATCAAAGTCTGCACCTCTCTTTCCCTATCTATACAAGGGATTTTAACTTGGGGGAGACTCAAATGGAATGACGAATACTGTAAACTCTAAGTGCTAGTGTAATAAAATGGCATAGAACTGTTCCTAGGACCTCTCAACATGTCACTGTTACTAATTAAGTCTCAACAGCTCTCAGACATACAATATTAAAGCCCAGAGATTCCAAAAAAGTTGGAATCATGGCATTTTGGAGCTGAGAAGAACATTAGAGTCATCTAGCTTCATACTTGCCTTTTACAGATGATTCAGTTGAGCTCCAGAAAGGTTaattgacttgcccaaagtcaccctgCAAATCTGAGGCAAGTGTGGACGAGAAGTTGCATGACCCAGCTCTCTTGGCGGAGTTCGTTCCATCCCTGTGCACTTACCTTTCTAGGCTCTGTGGGAAACATATGGTCTACCTCCGTCCAATCCGGGCCCTCCTCTCACTCCCTTGTCCAGCCAGACACTTGCTAGAGAAAGCCAGGAATCCTGCCTGCTGCCCAGATGTGCTGTAATCACTGGCCAGCACTGACCCCTGAGAAGGGGGTGAGACTCCCCATGCAGTGTAAGCTGATAAATCCTCTTCTAGGAGTCAGTTTGGCAACATGtatcaaagacttaaaaatattaatgcccTTTGACCCATTAATTCTACTTCCAGCAATTCATTCTAAGAGAATAACCATATACACACAACCACCAAATATAAAGATTATTTCTAGGAACAAGTGTTACTCATATTTACATATCAAGTTTTATTTGTAGGCTCAGAAAGGGAGGTGGCTTAGGTGTCCCCCAACCACAGGAGATTTTTATATAATTGCCAAATCATTTATATCGAGTATGATACACGCATTAAAAgtaatgatttaaatattttttaaaacatttattcttttttgagagtgagagagacagagtgtgagtgggggaggagcagagagagagggagatacagaatccgaagcaggcgccaggctctgagctgtcagcacagagcccaacgtgggactcgaactcacagagcccaagatcatgacctgagctgaagtcagacacttaagcaactgaagtcagtgcttaagcacccagatgcccctaaaagtAATGATTTTAAGGCGATTTAAACCTCAATGGGAAAATGTCCATGACATGACACTAGTgatgcaaaatgaaagaaaacagatgagatGTTCAGAACTTccattttttctgttgttttctaaaAGAGTATACCTATATCTATGTAGCTATAGAATGATTATGGAGATAAGTAAGAGTCTAAGAGATGCATGAAGATATTGATGGCTATTATCTCTCAGTGGTAggattaagaatatttttatattctttttacatttttttcttaattttccctaTTCTATCCTGTGGGGGTCAGGCCCTAGTTGTAAAATCTGGATGGGGATGgagatagatacatacacacacacacacatatatatgtaggcacaaggatatatatatatatatatatatatatatacacacacacacaaacttttaatgtttgtatCATACTCTATATAAATGATTTggcaactatatatatatatatatacacacacacacacacatatgcatacatatatatatttaagagagatGTATAAACAGATATAGATCTAGATGGATATAGAATGTGTGAACTCTGGCCATAAGAAGCATCTTCCCTTACCACCACTGAAAAGCCCTGTAGAAGGATGAATGGTTTTGGTTGCAGAAAGGCTGATAAAAATACCTTCTTACCAAAAGACTGCTGTTTCTCTGAGCTAAGACCCTGCCccagtttctcatctgtatttCCCATATAGTTTTCAGGAAAGTGGACTCTCTTTCTGAAGACATCTCCCTGGCCCAGGCCATCTATGACAAGAAGCTGATGTCCATGCAGGAAAATCTGCAAGGCCTGGGTAAGTGTCCAGTGTCCAGATGTGCTAATGACAATGATGGAAGACCAGGGTTAATTGGGGAGGGGTgagtgtccccccacccccaccccccccccagaccaTGGTGCCCTGGAGCAGGGAAGCCTTAAGCCACTCTCTAGGCACAAGGGAAGGGCAGCTATGACTCCCTGCCTCCCGGTTCATCCCGAGTGGGCGGCTGCCCTGGGTTTCACCCAGGACCGGGGCCAGGGTTTCTGTGTGAGGTACAGATCTAGCCAGAGCCTACAGGTAGAGAAGGCTTGGAGGTAGACTTTGTAAAGCAttaggaggcagagaaggaaccCAAAGACATTCCCCAGTTATTCTCAAGTATCTGAGATTATTTTCAGGATCTTCCGAAGCCTCTTGGCAAGTCTGCCCTTGCCTCACTACTGCCTTAAAGTGTGCACAGTTCAGGATGCTGTCTATCTCCTGCGTTAGCTAGGGACATTCTCGttctgaggcagagacagaggagccaTAATAGAAGGGGTAGAGGTGGTCTGCCCTGATGGAAAGAGAAAGTACAGGCTGAGTGATGTTTGGCAGgcatcttctctgtgcctcatttctcATCTGACACATGGGAGAAATAATCCCTGTACCATCTTTTCCCCATAAATGTACTgataatataacaaatataaaagtgTTTGGAGAAATATAAAGTTTAAATGGGCAGTTCTTGGCAACCTTCAAAAAGTTATGAAGATATGTTCTTGAGAATTTGGTGgtgagttggaaaaaaaaatgtcccagaTTCTACATTTCAAGTCATAGTAAAGACATTTGGTCAAAATAAGATTTCatagaaatggcaagatttttccATAAAGGATTTCATAGCAGACTTAGGATAGGAAGAGGGAACAGGAAGCCACTTGACAATTCATTATGCTCCGAAATATTTAAAGAAGCCACTTTTGTCCCATGATCCTTCAGCAACTCAAAATGTTGTCCCTTTCTCCTAAAGATCTGAAAGCCCCAAACAATTGTTCCTTCTGCCATGAGGCTGGGCAGCTGGAGCAAGAGATCAGAAAATTGCAGGAAGAGCTGGAAGGAATTCAGAAGATGCTTCTGGCCCAGGAGGTCCAGCTGGACCAGACCTCTCAGACCCATGAACTGCTCTCCACCACCAGCAGTCAAATCTCCCAAGAGATGGGCAATTGTTCCTTCTCCATCCACCAGGTCAACCAGTCTCTGGGGTTCTTTCTCACCCAGGTGAGAGGCTGGCAGGCCACCACAGCTGGCCTGGACCTCTCTCTGAAGGACCTCACCCAGGAGTGCTATGATGTCAAGGCTTCTGTCCACCAGATCAACTTCACTGTTGGGCAGACTTCAGAGTGGATCCATGGGATCCGGCGGAAGACTGATGAGGAGACTCTGACCCTCCAGAAGATTGTCACTGACTGGCAAAACTACACCCGGCTCTTCGGCAGCCTGCGTACCACATCGGCCAAGACCGGAGAAGTGGTCAAGAACATCCAGGCCACCCTGGGGGTCTCCTCACAGCGCATCAGCCAGAATTCCGAGAGCATGCACGACCTGGTGCTGCAGGTCATGGGCTTGCAGCTACAGCTGGATAACATCTCGTCCTTCCTGGACGACCACGAGGAGAACATGCACGATCTGCAGTACCACACCCGCTATGCCCAGAACCGCACGGTGGAGAGGTTCGAGACGCTAGAAGGACGCATGGCTTCTCACGAGATCGAGATCGGCACCATCTTCACCAACATCAATGCCACCGACAACCACGTGCACAGCATGCTCAAGTACCTGGACGACGTGCGGCTCTCCTGCACGCTGGGCTTCCACACCCACGCCGAGGAGCTCTACTACTTGAACAAGTCCGTCTCCCTCATGCTGGGCACCACGGACCTGCTCCGGGAGCGCTTCAGCTTGCTCAGCGCCCGGCTGGACTTCAACGTCCGCAACCTCTCCATGATCGTGGAGGAGATGAAAGCTGTGGACACGCGGCATGGAGAAATCCTTCGCAATGTCACCATCCTGAGAGGTAAGAGCCCCACCTGGGCCAGACCTGCTACGGAACTCCCAGAGGGCCTTGGTGATCTTGCCAGACACAGAAGTACCCGGTTTCAGGCAAGAGTCCTGGTAGCCTAATCCAATCCTGTAGCAAATGCCTAGGGCGACTGGAAGCTTTAAAAACACAGTGGTCCCCCTTTCTCTGCGGGTTCACTTTCTGCCTTCAGAAGGTCAACAGTGGCTTAACGCtatgtcacaatgcctacatcatttaTCTCACTTCATCTCATTACTTAGGCATTTTATCgcctcacatcatcacaagaagggtgaatGCCATACAACAgatattctgagagaaagagagagagagatgacattCACAaaatgcctaatttataaattacactTTCTCATAGGTAAGTATACATAGGAAAGAAAGGCGATGTAAGGGAGTCTAGGAACATATCCACCACGGATAAGGGAGCACTGCCATACTTACAAGGCTCTTTTGTAAAGGTGTTATGGCTCCTAACTTTGCCTGTCATACAAATCTGGATTTTCATATGTGGGTTTGTTTGATTGGGTCTACACAGAGAAATAGGCAGATCTCGTCTTGGAAACTGTTTTCTGTCTTCCCACATCATCACTGGTGTTCTCAGCCATGTGCCCCTCATATGCCCATCACTCTGATGCTCTCTTCTCCTCTCATCTCATCCCTGCATTAATCAGTGTTCttcagaaaaacagaatcaacaggagagagattcttttaaaaactggctTATGTAATTATGgagctggcaagtccaaaatctgttcGGCTGATGTCCCAGGTTGAGTCAGAAGGCTGGAAGCTGCTGTAGAACTAGGAAGAGAGGATGTGTCAGTTTGAAGGCCACCAGGCAGGAGAATTCGGTCTTACTTAGGGGAGGgtcagccttttgttctattaaggccttcaactgattagatgaggcccaccatATTgtggagagcaatctgctttactcagtactgatttaaatattaattttttctataaacACCCCTGTAGACATGTCTAGAATGTCTGGCCATTTGGTGGTCcactcaagttgacacataaaattgaccacATGTCAAGCTGGTGCCCATACACATCTCCTTAAATAATACTTAatccccggggtgcctgggtggcgcagtcggttaagcatccgacttcagccaggtcacgatctcgcggtccgtgagttcgagccccgcgtcaggctctgggctgatggctcggagcctggagcctgtttccgattctgtgtctccctctctctctgcccctcccccgttcatgctctgtctctctctgtccccccccaaaaaaaaaagttgaaaaaaaaaattttttttaaattaaaaaaataataataatacttaatcCCCAAATGGAGACAATAACAAGGTTACAATTCTGCCTAAAGCTCAAAATGTGAGTATGCTGTGTACAACCAAAATCATACTAaccccttccccagaagaggaGGTAAAGTCCTtgagagatatttatttttcccccttgatATCCCACAATTTAAATACTATGATATAAAGTTAACAATATTTAAATACCgtgatataaaatcaatgcttttttttaattctcttaagtttatttattttgagacagagcaaacagggaaggggcagagagagagggagaaagagagacaatcccaagcaggctgtcagcactgtcagcacggaacctgacacgggacttgaactcatgaaccatgagatcatgacctgagacaaaaccaagagttggatgcttaactgactgagccacccaggtgcccctaacatcaatgtgttttgttttttatgttatatgaTAAGGGgataagagagggaagaaagcaaagatatttgctgtacatatatttatatatttataacacaCCAAGGGGGAAATGCTCTTGACAAGTTCAGTCCTTATTTTTGTAACTGGTCACATGGTCATAGCTGGTATTTATAACTGCCTTCTTCCACTACCCGTCTGTATTTTCTTTGCCCCAGGCAAACACCTCAGCTGGTTGTTATTCTTTACCTGGTAGGGTGATCCagaccttcattcctgaagggcCATTCCAGTCCTCCCTAGTCTGGGTTGTTGTAGTTTTCAACTGACATTTATTTCAGGGAACAGTAGCACTAAGAGACACCCTAAGGGAGCTTTTGAATTCCAGACGTGCTCTCCCTTACCCCCATTGTAGAGTAATAGTCCAGTTTCTCCTTGGTAGTTGGGATCAGTCACGTGGTCAGCACAATAACTTCTTCTTTGTCTATTAATTCAAAGGCATGAGAAGCCCAAAGTGACCAAGCAGCAGTCTTAACTTCCAGTTCAATGGAATCATTGTTGTATCTCCTGGCAAGAACACTCCTTCCTTTGGAACAAAGATCTCTAAGCCAGCAGAGCATAAGGTTGTGGGAATAAGAAGCAAACATTTTGCTACTGGGTCACTAGGGGTAATAGTGAGTGAGTCTTTCCCATCTCCATCCCTTGATCCCAGGACTAGTGAATTCTGGCTATCGGAGAAACAGCACCACATACTGGACACTGATTCAGACCATAGACAGCCCTGCAAGGTATTGCCACCTAACTAGAGCTGTAACTGAGTCTTCAAAGGCCATTGCACCCTTCTGTCATGCCAGCTGTTTCAAGATGGTGGGGACCATGGTAACACCAGTGAATTCCATGATCATGGGCCCATTGCCACACTTCATTTGCTGTGAAGTGATATCCTTGATCAGAAGCAGTGCTATGTTGGAATACCATGGAATACCATGATGGCAGATAATGCATTCTGTCTGGTATTTTTGGCAGAAGCATTTCATGCAGGGAAGGAAAATGCATATCTAGAGTAAATTTCTATTCTAGTAAGAAGACATTGCCCCTTCCATGATGAGAGTGGTCCAAGGTAATTAACCTGCCACCAGGTAGCTGGCTGACCACCCTGGGGAGTGGTGCCATATTGGGGATTTGTTGGTGGTCTCTCCTGTTGGCAGATTAGGCACTTGGCAATAGCCGTAGCCAAGTTGGCCTTAGTGACTGGAAGTCCATGCTGCTGACCCCATGCATAGAACCCATCCCCACCATCATGGCCATTTTGTTCATGAGCCCACTGGGTGATGACAGGGGTGGCTGGAGAAAAAAGACTGACTGGTATCCACAGAATAGGTCATCCTATGCACTTGTCTATTAAAAGTCTCCTCTGCTGAGCTTACCCTTTGAAGAAAATTCACATAGGATGCAAAGGCCTTCACATTTTTTGCTCCTTCAGAGAGGACTATTCACAAACCTCTTCCCCAACTTTTCTTGTAACCAATTTTCCAATTGTGGAAAATCCCTGACCGTTCAGCCAAACCACTGGCCATGGCCCATGAATCAGTATATAATCACATGTCTGACCATTTCCTCTTCTGAGCAAACATGACAGCCAGGTACACTGCCAGAAGTTCTGCCCACCGGGAGGATTTGCATTCACCACTGCCCTTCAGGGATGTCCCAAAGAGGGGCTGTGATGTTACAGCTGCCCACTTTCAAATGATGCCTGCGTTTTGTGCAGAACCAATGGTAAACTAGGCCGGAATCTTCTCCTCCTCTATCAGCTGGTCATAGAGAACTCCCCATAATACCATAGGTGCAGGCTGGGGGAGAGAAGGTGGTATACTAGGAGTGGGGACCGTGGGTATTTGGACCACTTTCTCATGTAACTTACTTGTGCCTTCAGGGCCTGCTCAGGCCTAATTACGTATACACCACTTCATTTGATGATGGAGTGCGGCTCTGTGTGCCCAACATTATAACTTGGTGGGTCAGAGAGTACCCAGTTCATGAGGCATAGCTCAGGTCTCATGGTAACATGGTGACCTCTGCTAGTCTCTACTCAAGCCCAAGAGCTATTTCTCAAAAGGAGAGTAGTTATCCCCGGAGGATGGCATAAGTCTGCTCCAAAATCCTAGGGTCTGTAGTGCAAGTCACTTATAGGGGTCTTCCAAAGGCCCCAAACAACATCCCTATCTGCCACTGTCACTTTAAGCACCATTGGATCTGTTGGATCATATGGCCCAGCTTACACAGAAGCCTGGACCTGTCGCAGAGCCTTTTCTTGTTCTACGCCCCGCTCAAAACCAGCAGCTTTTCAGGTCACTCAATAAGTGGGTTGGAGCAACACATCCCAGTGAGGAATACGTATATGTTACCTCCAAAATCCAAAGAGGCCCACAAGGTGGGCCTCTTTTTTGATTTCAGGAGGGGGCCAAATGGAACAGCTTATCCTTGGGAGGGATATCTCAACATGCCCAAATCACTGGATCACTAGAAATTTCATTGAGGTAGAAGGCCCTTGaatttttgtcatgtttattCCCCACCCTCTGACCCACGAATGTCTTCGAAATAGTGAGCTACAACTTACTTGCTCGCTAGGTTGAATCAGTATAACATCATCACTGTAGTGGACCTGCGTGATATCtggtgggggagaaaggaagtCAAGTTACCTGTGAACTAAAGTATGATGGAGAGCTGGAGAGTTGAGATCCCCCAAGGCAGGTCCGTGAAGGTGTATTGCTGGTCCTGTCAGCTGGAAGCAAACTGTTTCTGGTGGGCCTCGTGAACAGG includes:
- the SCARA3 gene encoding LOW QUALITY PROTEIN: scavenger receptor class A member 3 (The sequence of the model RefSeq protein was modified relative to this genomic sequence to represent the inferred CDS: inserted 1 base in 1 codon), with the translated sequence MKVRSATGDRDALYVTEEELAGDDEDMPTFPCTQEGRPGPRCSRCQKNLSLHTSVRILYLFLALLLVAVAVLASLVFRKVDSLSEDISLAQAIYDKKLMSMQENLQGLDLKAPNNCSFCHEAGQLEQEIRKLQEELEGIQKMLLAQEVQLDQTSQTHELLSTTSSQISQEMGNCSFSIHQVNQSLGFFLTQVRGWQATTAGLDLSLKDLTQECYDVKASVHQINFTVGQTSEWIHGIRRKTDEETLTLQKIVTDWQNYTRLFGSLRTTSAKTGEVVKNIQATLGVSSQRISQNSESMHDLVLQVMGLQLQLDNISSFLDDHEENMHDLQYHTRYAQNRTVERFETLEGRMASHEIEIGTIFTNINATDNHVHSMLKYLDDVRLSCTLGFHTHAEELYYLNKSVSLMLGTTDLLRERFSLLSARLDFNVRNLSMIVEEMKAVDTRHGEILRNVTILRGAPGPPGPRGLKGDPGTKGPGGSRGPKGDPGSLGPXGPQGPQGQPGDTGPMGERGPVGLRGFPGLKGSKGSFGTGGPRGQPGPKGDMGPPGPEGPPGSPGPSGPQGKPGIAGKTGSPGQRGPMGLKGEPGIQGPPGLPGPPGPPGSQSRY